Proteins from one Desulfonema limicola genomic window:
- the folD gene encoding bifunctional methylenetetrahydrofolate dehydrogenase/methenyltetrahydrofolate cyclohydrolase FolD translates to MSAKLIKGTEIREQILEEITAEVAKIKEDHGKVPGLVTILVGENPASISYVTLKIKTAHRVGFNEIQDTQPIDISEDDLLALIDKYNKDDSINGILVQLPLPKHIDDKKILNAIDPDKDVDGFHPVNVGRLMIGGDEVKFPPCTPAGIQEMIVRAGVETSGAEVVVVGRSNIVGKPIANMMVQKGKGANSTVTIVHTRTKDLAAHCKRADILIVAAGVPELVKPEWIKPGACVIDVGVNRVGEKISEKTGKKVAVLRGDVDFEKAKEIAGYITPVPGGVGPMTITMLMLNTLKSLKFKLGIE, encoded by the coding sequence ATGTCAGCCAAGTTAATCAAGGGAACAGAAATTCGTGAGCAGATCCTGGAAGAAATCACAGCAGAGGTTGCAAAAATTAAAGAAGATCATGGAAAAGTTCCTGGTCTTGTAACAATCCTGGTAGGAGAAAATCCAGCCTCGATTTCTTATGTAACCTTAAAGATTAAAACTGCTCACAGGGTAGGGTTTAATGAGATCCAGGATACCCAGCCAATAGATATTTCTGAAGATGACCTGCTTGCTCTTATAGATAAATACAATAAAGATGATTCCATTAACGGAATTCTTGTACAGCTTCCATTGCCAAAGCATATTGATGATAAGAAAATACTTAATGCCATTGATCCTGATAAAGATGTTGATGGATTCCATCCAGTTAATGTGGGAAGATTAATGATTGGCGGTGATGAAGTAAAATTTCCGCCCTGTACACCAGCCGGTATTCAGGAAATGATAGTGCGTGCAGGTGTTGAAACCAGCGGAGCTGAAGTGGTTGTGGTAGGACGTTCCAATATTGTAGGAAAACCCATTGCCAACATGATGGTACAAAAGGGCAAAGGTGCCAACTCTACTGTAACAATCGTTCATACCCGTACAAAGGATCTGGCTGCTCATTGTAAACGCGCTGATATTCTTATTGTTGCTGCTGGCGTTCCTGAACTTGTTAAACCTGAATGGATTAAACCAGGTGCATGTGTTATTGATGTTGGAGTCAACAGAGTAGGTGAAAAAATCAGTGAAAAAACTGGTAAAAAGGTTGCTGTTCTGCGCGGTGATGTTGACTTTGAAAAAGCAAAAGAGATTGCAGGATATATTACACCTGTTCCCGGGGGGGTAGGTCCTATGACAATTACTATGCTTATGCTCAATACTTTAAAATCCTTGAAGTTCAAACTGGGAATTGAATAA
- the secA gene encoding preprotein translocase subunit SecA, whose translation MVLNFLTKIFGSRNERVIRKYLPVVEKINSLESEIQVMSNEQLANQTILFKERIENGESLDDILPEAFASVREASKRVLGMRHFDVQLIGGMVLHHGNIAEMKTGEGKTLVSTLSAYLNALTGKGVHVVTVNDYLARRDAEWMGQLYNFMGLSVGIILHGIDDSERRDSYNSDITYGTNNEFGFDYLRDNMKYHRDSLVQRELHYAIVDEVDSILIDEARTPLIISGPAEKSTHLYYQVNSIIPKLQKDTDYSIDEKARSSVLTEEGVAKAESLLKVDNIYDPKYIELLHHVNQALKAHTLFKKDVDYIVKDGEVIIVDEFTGRLMPGRRYSEGLHQALEAKENVKIENENQTLATITFQNYFRMYKKLAGMTGTADTEAAEFKKIYNLDVIVVPTNKPMIRIDYPDAIYKTRKEKFDAVIKEIQELNKKGQPVLVGTISIDISEDLSEKLKKRGIKHTVLNAKHHEKEAEIITMAGQKGGVTIATNMAGRGTDIVLGEGVTDLGGLHIIGTERHESRRIDNQLRGRSGRQGDPGSSRFYLALEDDLLRIFGGERITGIMEKVGMGEGEPIEHNLISRAIENAQAKVEARNFDIRKQLIEYDDVMNQQREVIYAQRLDILRNESLKPYIEDIIYEKAEQIALDFVDEKLLPEDWDIKGLKDAVFSQFNFHLKLSESLLEGMDAEKLTEFIYDKALEIYNAKEAEIGYKDFRSTERYIMLQTVDSLWKDHLLSMDHLKEGIGLRGYAQQNPLLIYKKEGFDMFSNMVDRVKEETLGILFKIQFVRPEDLEELKKPKDQDLVFSGGEGASGVTKKPVKRSEKKVGRNDPCPCGSGKKYKKCCGM comes from the coding sequence ATGGTTCTCAATTTTTTAACTAAAATATTTGGAAGCAGAAACGAACGTGTTATAAGAAAATACCTGCCTGTTGTTGAAAAGATTAACAGTCTGGAATCAGAAATTCAGGTAATGAGTAATGAACAGCTGGCAAACCAGACAATTTTGTTTAAAGAACGTATTGAAAATGGGGAATCTCTGGATGATATCCTGCCTGAAGCCTTTGCAAGTGTAAGGGAAGCTTCAAAAAGGGTGCTTGGTATGCGCCATTTTGATGTTCAATTAATAGGCGGTATGGTTTTACATCATGGAAATATTGCAGAAATGAAAACTGGTGAAGGAAAGACACTGGTTTCAACCCTTTCTGCTTACTTGAATGCACTTACCGGCAAAGGGGTTCATGTTGTAACAGTTAATGATTATCTTGCCAGGCGTGATGCAGAATGGATGGGGCAGCTTTATAATTTTATGGGACTGTCAGTTGGAATCATACTGCACGGTATTGATGATTCAGAGCGCAGAGATTCTTATAATTCTGATATTACCTATGGAACCAACAACGAATTCGGATTTGATTATCTCAGGGATAATATGAAATATCACAGGGATTCACTGGTTCAGCGCGAGCTTCATTATGCTATTGTTGACGAGGTTGACAGCATACTTATAGATGAGGCAAGAACCCCTTTGATTATATCCGGTCCTGCTGAAAAATCAACTCATCTTTATTACCAGGTAAATAGTATTATACCGAAACTCCAAAAAGATACAGATTACAGTATTGATGAAAAAGCCAGATCATCAGTACTTACAGAGGAGGGTGTTGCAAAAGCAGAGAGTCTGCTCAAGGTTGATAATATTTATGATCCCAAATATATTGAACTTCTCCATCATGTAAACCAGGCTCTCAAGGCTCATACACTTTTTAAAAAAGATGTGGATTATATTGTAAAAGACGGGGAAGTTATTATAGTTGATGAATTTACAGGCCGTCTCATGCCCGGAAGACGTTACAGCGAGGGGCTGCACCAAGCTCTTGAGGCAAAGGAAAATGTAAAAATTGAAAATGAGAATCAGACCCTTGCCACCATTACCTTTCAGAATTATTTTAGAATGTATAAAAAACTTGCAGGCATGACAGGTACTGCTGATACTGAAGCTGCTGAATTTAAAAAGATATATAATCTTGATGTAATAGTGGTTCCTACCAATAAGCCCATGATAAGAATAGATTATCCTGATGCCATATATAAAACCAGAAAGGAAAAATTTGATGCAGTCATAAAAGAGATTCAGGAATTGAATAAAAAAGGGCAGCCTGTTCTTGTGGGAACAATATCCATTGATATATCTGAAGATCTCAGTGAAAAATTAAAAAAAAGAGGGATAAAACATACTGTATTAAATGCCAAGCATCATGAAAAAGAAGCAGAGATCATTACAATGGCAGGCCAAAAAGGAGGGGTTACTATTGCTACCAATATGGCTGGCCGAGGTACGGATATTGTTCTGGGTGAGGGTGTTACAGACCTGGGAGGACTTCATATCATAGGTACTGAACGCCATGAAAGCCGCCGTATTGATAACCAGCTCAGGGGGCGTTCCGGCAGGCAGGGTGATCCAGGTTCCTCACGTTTTTATCTGGCTCTGGAAGATGATCTTCTCAGAATATTCGGCGGCGAGCGCATTACAGGGATAATGGAAAAAGTGGGCATGGGTGAAGGAGAACCTATTGAACACAATCTTATAAGCAGGGCAATTGAGAATGCCCAGGCAAAGGTTGAAGCCCGCAATTTTGATATTCGCAAGCAGCTTATTGAATATGATGATGTAATGAATCAGCAGCGTGAAGTCATATATGCCCAGCGCCTTGATATACTTAGAAACGAAAGCCTGAAGCCCTATATTGAAGACATAATATATGAAAAAGCAGAACAGATTGCCCTTGATTTTGTTGATGAAAAACTGCTTCCTGAAGACTGGGACATAAAAGGGCTGAAAGATGCTGTATTTTCACAATTTAATTTTCATCTCAAGCTTAGTGAAAGTCTGCTGGAAGGAATGGATGCTGAAAAACTTACTGAATTTATTTATGACAAAGCTTTAGAAATTTACAATGCAAAAGAAGCTGAAATAGGATATAAAGATTTCAGGAGTACGGAGCGTTATATAATGCTGCAAACTGTTGACAGTCTCTGGAAAGATCATCTTTTAAGCATGGACCACCTGAAGGAAGGAATTGGTTTAAGGGGATATGCCCAGCAAAATCCATTGCTTATATATAAAAAAGAGGGTTTTGACATGTTCAGCAATATGGTGGACAGGGTTAAGGAAGAAACCCTCGGTATTCTTTTCAAGATCCAGTTTGTCAGACCAGAAGATTTGGAAGAATTGAAAAAACCAAAAGATCAGGATCTTGTTTTTTCAGGAGGAGAAGGCGCTTCAGGTGTTACTAAAAAACCGGTAAAGCGTTCTGAAAAAAAGGTTGGAAG
- a CDS encoding M23 family metallopeptidase codes for MNKITLLILSSNGTPIKFTVSRLTIFLFVLITLAGLAGIGAGANDYYKLKNKGFDIQELEAKIASRDKLLLSQRKQIQTFSHEINSLKSEIIALNDFEKQVRIIANLDHLDNQTSLFGVGGSTPEDLDSKLNLKESHKSLIREMHDHVDELNIAAHVQKEGFESLLLELDEKKYLLACTPAIRPAKGLYTSTFGRRKSPFTGLSEFHKGLDIAGPEGTAVIAPASGTVTFASAKGAFGNLMIINHGHGLVTRYAHLSQFLKKPGDKVKRGDKIALTGNTGRSTGPHLHYEVSLNGIPVDPQKYILN; via the coding sequence ATGAATAAAATTACCTTATTAATATTAAGTTCAAATGGAACTCCAATCAAGTTCACCGTTTCCAGGCTTACAATATTTTTGTTTGTCTTAATTACATTGGCCGGCCTTGCTGGTATTGGAGCAGGTGCTAATGATTACTATAAGCTCAAGAACAAAGGTTTTGATATTCAGGAGCTTGAAGCAAAAATAGCCTCCCGGGATAAGCTGCTTTTATCCCAAAGAAAACAGATTCAGACTTTTTCCCATGAAATAAATTCACTTAAATCTGAAATCATTGCTTTAAATGATTTTGAAAAACAGGTTCGTATTATTGCAAACCTGGATCATCTTGATAATCAAACCAGTCTTTTTGGTGTTGGAGGTTCTACCCCTGAAGACCTGGATTCAAAGCTTAATCTTAAAGAAAGCCATAAAAGCCTTATCAGGGAAATGCATGACCATGTTGATGAATTGAATATTGCAGCGCATGTTCAAAAAGAAGGGTTTGAATCCCTGCTTCTTGAACTTGATGAAAAAAAATATCTCCTGGCCTGTACCCCGGCTATCCGGCCTGCAAAAGGTTTATACACTTCAACATTTGGACGGCGTAAATCACCTTTTACAGGTCTTAGTGAATTCCATAAGGGTCTTGATATTGCAGGACCTGAAGGCACTGCTGTAATAGCACCGGCAAGCGGTACTGTAACCTTTGCCAGTGCTAAAGGTGCTTTTGGAAACTTAATGATTATAAATCACGGACATGGTCTTGTAACCAGATATGCACATCTCAGCCAGTTTCTTAAAAAACCCGGAGATAAGGTTAAAAGAGGTGATAAAATAGCATTAACGGGTAATACAGGCAGAAGCACAGGGCCTCATCTTCATTATGAAGTTTCATTAAACGGCATTCCTGTTGATCCCCAGAAATATATATTAAATTAA